One Triticum dicoccoides isolate Atlit2015 ecotype Zavitan chromosome 4B, WEW_v2.0, whole genome shotgun sequence genomic window carries:
- the LOC119290693 gene encoding probable 2-oxoglutarate-dependent dioxygenase At3g111800 produces the protein MSSCFNGGAGWPEPVVRVQAVSDTCGETIPERYVKLPLDRPSATTLQPAVSHGGGSLNIPVVDMSMPDSGETVRAVDAACREWGFFQAVNHGVSPELLRRARSSWRGFFRQPAEVRERYANSPATYEGYGSRLGTTKGGHLDWGDYYFLHLLPPSIKSHDKWPSLPSTLRDATEEYGEEVVKLCRRVSKVLSKGLGLDGGRLQAAFGGEGGEGACMRVNFYPRCPQPELTLGVAAHSDPGGMTMLLVDDHVRGLQVRKDGQWITVDPVPDAFIVNVGDQIQVLSNAAYKSVEHRVTVSAAEERLSLAFFYNPRSDVPVAPMAELVAPGRPALYPEMTFDEYRAHIRQRGLSGKAQLQSLRNANNSVAS, from the exons ATGAGTAGCTGCTTCAACGGTGGCGCCGGCTGGCCGGAGCCCGTGGTGCGCGTGCAGGCCGTGTCGGACACCTGCGGCGAGACAATACCTGAGCGGTACGTCAAGCTGCCGTTGGATCGGCCGTCGGCGACGACCCTCCAACCGGCGGTCTCACATGGGGGCGGCAGCCTAAACATCCCGGTAGTGGACATGTCAATGCCGGACTCGGGCGAGACAGTCCGTGCCGTGGACGCGGCGTGCCGGGAGTGGGGGTTCTTCCAGGCGGTGAACCACGGCGTGAGCCCTGAGCTGCTGCGGCGGGCGCGCTCGTCGTGGCGCGGCTTCTTCAGGCAGCCAGCCGAGGTGCGCGAGCGGTACGCCAACTCGCCGGCGACGTACGAGGGCTACGGCAGCCGTCTCGGTACCACCAAGGGTGGGCACCTCGACTGGGGCGACTACTATTTCTTGCACCTCCTCCCGCCGTCGATCAAGAGCCACGACAAGTGGCCGTCCCTTCCGTCCACCCTACG GGACGCGACGGAGGAGTACGGCGAGGAGGTGGTGAAGCTGTGCCGGAGGGTATCAAAGGTGCTGTCCAAGGGGCTGGGACTCGACGGCGGGAGGCTGCAGGCAGCGTTCGGCGGGGAGGGCGGCGAGGGGGCATGCATGAGGGTTAACTTCTACCCGAGGTGCCCGCAGCCGGAGCTGACGCTGGGCGTGGCGGCGCACTCCGACCCCGGCGGCATGACCATGCTGCTCGTCGACGACCACGTTCGGGGGCTGCAGGTGAGGAAAGATGGCCAGTGGATCACCGTCGACCCGGTCCCTGACGCCTTCATCGTCAACGTCGGAGACCAGATCCAG GTGCTGAGCAACGCGGCGTACAAGAGCGTGGAGCACCGGGTGACGGTGAGCGCAGCGGAGGAGCGGCTATCGCTCGCCTTCTTCTACAACCCGCGGAGCGACGTGCCCGTGGCGCCCATGGCGGAGCTGGTGGCGCCGGGACGCCCGGCGCTGTACCCGGAGATGACCTTCGACGAGTACCGGGCCCACATCCGGCAGCGCGGCCTCAGCGGCAAGGCGCAGCTACAGTCTCTGCGGAACGCCAACAACAGCGTCGCCTCCTGA